One window of Microbacterium sp. Root61 genomic DNA carries:
- a CDS encoding dihydrodipicolinate synthase family protein, with protein sequence MTAAAPATLPGMPQHVVMPPMVTPLQPGGDVDTASAASLLRHFRDAGVDGVLLLGSSGENALLPLDQKLKVVEEGIRVRADAGGFHIMAGITAMGPADAVVQARALAELQPDSILVPAPMGFPFSPSELHDYFARVCDATDIPVFAYEVPARTHTTLGSALLGRLADEGRIAGIKDSSGQIGLTQQYTALTKSRPDLVLYTGMEDAIDAVLLAGGDGAIPGLANLFPEFHLALVRLAREGRWDAARAVQERINTLIGIYFAEVADASFSAAFFAIVKEALVQRGIIEHAVVSAPFTPCADQVRDHVARFLTVGQELRADLDDLVGAPV encoded by the coding sequence CCCCCGATGGTGACGCCCCTCCAGCCGGGTGGCGACGTGGACACCGCCTCTGCGGCCTCGCTCCTTCGCCATTTCCGCGACGCCGGCGTCGATGGCGTCCTGCTGCTCGGGTCGTCGGGTGAGAACGCCCTCCTGCCGCTCGATCAGAAGCTGAAGGTGGTCGAGGAGGGTATCCGCGTGCGTGCCGACGCGGGCGGCTTCCACATCATGGCCGGGATCACCGCGATGGGACCCGCGGACGCTGTGGTGCAGGCGCGGGCGCTCGCCGAACTGCAGCCCGACTCGATCCTGGTGCCGGCACCCATGGGCTTCCCGTTCTCTCCCTCCGAGCTTCACGACTACTTCGCACGGGTCTGCGATGCGACCGACATTCCGGTCTTCGCGTACGAAGTACCCGCACGCACGCACACGACACTCGGTTCGGCGCTGCTCGGGCGCCTCGCCGATGAGGGCCGCATCGCGGGCATCAAGGACTCGTCCGGCCAGATCGGCCTCACCCAGCAGTACACCGCGCTCACGAAGTCGCGCCCCGACCTCGTGCTCTACACCGGCATGGAGGATGCGATCGATGCCGTCCTGCTCGCCGGCGGCGATGGTGCGATCCCCGGGCTCGCCAACCTCTTCCCCGAGTTCCACCTCGCCTTGGTGCGCCTCGCCCGCGAGGGACGGTGGGACGCGGCCCGCGCGGTGCAGGAGCGCATCAACACACTGATCGGCATCTATTTCGCCGAGGTTGCGGACGCATCTTTCTCTGCCGCATTCTTCGCTATCGTGAAGGAGGCGCTCGTGCAGCGCGGCATCATCGAGCATGCCGTGGTGAGCGCGCCGTTCACCCCGTGCGCGGATCAGGTCCGAGACCATGTCGCGCGGTTCCTGACCGTCGGCCAGGAACTCCGGGCCGACCTCGACGACCTCGTGGGCGCCCCGGTATGA